In Lachnospiraceae bacterium, one DNA window encodes the following:
- a CDS encoding transposase family protein, whose protein sequence is MQELLDWMEYIEDDRQQRKVRHTLKDILVIVLFATLANADDWVEMALFAENYQDYLRKYIELKNGIPSHDTIRRVMGMISPEILQQLYGK, encoded by the coding sequence ATGCAAGAATTATTAGATTGGATGGAATATATTGAAGATGATCGCCAGCAAAGAAAAGTTCGTCATACATTAAAGGATATTCTTGTTATTGTGTTGTTTGCAACATTAGCAAATGCAGATGACTGGGTAGAAATGGCATTATTTGCAGAAAATTATCAGGATTATCTTCGCAAATATATAGAGTTAAAAAACGGAATACCATCTCATGATACAATAAGACGCGTAATGGGAATGATATCACCAGAAATCCT
- a CDS encoding 2-C-methyl-D-erythritol 4-phosphate cytidylyltransferase produces the protein MVTAIILAGGVGSRVGAGRPKQFVEVLGKPVLAYTIEIFQNNPQIDAIEVVCHKKWKEYLTGMIEQYGLSKVKWIADGGDTFQDSVMGGINNLKDKIKPDDYVMIQYGAAPFTSDKIVNDVIRVMKDKGSAITATPCYQLLGSNDENATSKTWVDRDKYIQIACPYGFRFDYLLNVYKRAKEKGLIEKVEPHTTSLMYALGDRLYQAYGDQTNIKITTKEDLALFEGYVLLQQRKMKL, from the coding sequence ATGGTCACAGCAATAATTCTTGCGGGTGGAGTTGGTTCTCGTGTGGGTGCAGGGCGTCCGAAGCAGTTTGTTGAAGTACTTGGAAAACCAGTTTTGGCATACACAATTGAAATTTTTCAGAACAATCCTCAGATAGACGCTATAGAGGTTGTTTGCCATAAGAAATGGAAAGAGTATCTTACGGGAATGATCGAACAATATGGTCTGAGCAAAGTAAAGTGGATTGCAGATGGCGGAGATACTTTTCAAGATTCTGTAATGGGCGGTATCAATAATTTAAAGGACAAAATCAAGCCTGATGATTATGTTATGATACAATATGGAGCAGCACCATTTACATCGGATAAAATTGTCAATGATGTGATCCGTGTGATGAAAGATAAAGGATCAGCTATTACAGCTACGCCATGTTATCAGTTGTTAGGAAGTAATGACGAAAATGCTACTAGCAAGACCTGGGTTGATAGGGATAAATATATTCAGATCGCATGTCCTTATGGGTTCAGATTTGATTATCTTCTGAATGTGTATAAGAGGGCAAAAGAGAAAGGCTTAATTGAAAAGGTCGAACCGCATACAACTTCTTTGATGTATGCTCTTGGAGATAGATTGTATCAGGCGTATGGAGATCAGACAAATATTAAAATTACAACAAAAGAAGATCTTGCGTTATTTGAGGGTTATGTACTATTGCAACAAAGAAAAATGAAGTTATGA